The following nucleotide sequence is from Brachyspira suanatina.
AATTATATATATTATTATTTTTTCATAGAACTAAAATTATGATATAAATTTTTTATATCATAATTTTTCTATTTTTTCTATACTAAGTCCTGTTAATTCGCTTATAAGATTTAAATCCATATTTTTATTTTTCATATTTCTAGCTAGAGAATATTTTTCTTGTTCTATACCTTTTTGTATTCCTTCTTCTATACCCTTTATACGCTCTTCATTAAGCATTAAAACATTAAAGTAATCTCTTTCATAATTACTGTAACCATTATATAAATCATTACTATTAACAAATTTATTATATTCTTCATATACTTCTTTCATTATAGGGTTTTTCTTTACTAATATTTCCATAGTATCCTCCAATTTATCTTTAGAATTTAAAAACTCAAACCAATCTGATAAACCTTTATACAATTTATTATTACTATTGAATTTTTTCAATTCAAGAAAGTGAATCTCTAAATGATTAGTTAATATATGATTGGTTTCAAGCTCTTTAATAAAGTAACAGCTATGAGGTTTATCTATACCTTTTATCAAATTAAAATCTAAAATATTAATACTTATTACGGGTGTTAAATCTGAATATATATCCTTAGATTTTAAATTTGTAAAATAATTTTTAGCCCAATAGTATAAACTTCTATATATAAATGATTGATTACCTATTCTTTGTATTTCTATTATTATAGTTTCGCCTGATTTCGTTTTTGCCTTAACATCTGCTATTGATTCTTTATAAAATACATTTTCTTTTAAATTAAAAGTATTCAAAACTTCTATATATTCAAAAGGCTCTTGATTAGAATCTATCCTAACAGAATTAATAAGATTTTTAAGTATATGCTCATGTCCCTCTTTGGCAAACATATAACGCATAAAATAATCATTAAGCACATTAAATTTTTTATTATTTGATCTCAATTCCATAAAATTATTATAATGAATTTTTATTCTTTGTCAAATAGTATCAATTAAATATATATTAACAAAATATATTTAGTTTATGAATATTCTAGTATTTAATTTTGACAAAAAAGTATATAATAATATTATGAACAAATATGCATCTCCAATATATCAATACAAAGGAAGAGTTAATTTAATAATCTCTTCAATATCAGCTTTAATAAATTTAACAGCATTACTAAATATAAACAATTTTAATTTAATAACATTCAATACAGTATATTTATTTAGCTTCTTTTCAGTATTTATGTTTATCAATTCCCGTACAGTTTATACTAACATTTTTAAAAATTACAAGAAAGAAATAAAAAATAAAACTATATTCTCTTTTATTGGTTTTGTTATATCATTAATCTTGTATATATTGATTACAAAAATTGTTTTTAATAAAATAGCAGTATCATTTAAATATGCTATTCTTCCTATTATGAATTTTATTTCCATAATACTAGCTAATACAGTATATTTTATATTAGAAAAACTTTTTATAAATAAAGATAAACATTTCTTTAATATTAAATGCATTTCAAATATATTATTAATATCATTTGCATATACATCAGTTTTTATAGCATTATATTTATTTTATGAATCTAAATACATTATTATTTTACTAAGTATATCAAACTCATTATTATCATCAGCAATACTATCAGTTTTTAATATAATGTCATCGAAGTTTATGAATCCTTGGAGCAGGTTTATATTTGTAAATGCTAGTTATATAATATCTTTTATTTTATCTTTAATAATATCTTCTATTTTAATAGCGATTTTCTTTACATTTACACTAAAAATATTTGTTTCTACTTTTATGATAATATTATTGTCATTTATAATTTCTATTTTATTAGCCCATTATATAAAAGCATATTCATATTTATAAATAGAACTCAAAATATAAATTTTTTATATCATAATTTTTCTATTTTTTCTATACTAAGTCCTGTTAATTCGCTTATAAGATTTAAATCCATATTTTTATTTTTCATATTTCTAGCTAGAGAATATTTTTCTTGTTCTATACCTTGTTCTATCCCTTCTTTAATACCTTCCTCTTTCCCTTCTACTCTTCCTAATCTTCTTTCCTCTTCCAGCATTATTTGATTGCCATATAAATATGCTTGTCTTTTATCATATTCGTTCATCATTAATCTGTCTTTTATAAAGTTATTATATCTTCTTTGTACTTCTTCCATTATAGGTTTCTCTTTTACTAATTCTGACATTATAACCTCCTTATTATCATTATCTTTCATAGTAAAAAATTTAAGCCAACAATTTAAATCATATTCTAATGAATCATATTTGAATTTTTTCAATTCTATTATATGTATTTGTAAATGGTCAGTAAGTAATCTTTTATTATTGGTGTCATAAATCATATAACAAGAATGTATAGAATCATTATCATCTAAATTAAAATTAAGCAAATTGATACTAATTACTGGAGTTAGAGCATCATATTTTTCTCCTTGTTTCAAAAGTTTACTATAATTAGAAGCCCAATAATATAATATTCTTTCTGGAAATCTTGAATTACCTTGTAATTGTATTTCTATAATAACAACTGTTCCATTTTGTGTAATACATTTTACATCTGCAATAGTTTCTTTATCTTCGTAATTCTCTTTATAGTTAAATGGTGTCAATATTTCTACAGATCTAAAAGTTTTCATTCCAGAATCAAGCATTATTGAATTAATAAAGTCTAATAATATTGCTTCACTGCCTTTATCGGAGAAAAGATATCTCACAAAGTAATCATTTAAAACATTAAAGTTATTATTTGATCTCAATTCCATAAAATCATTATAATGAATTTTTATTCTTTGTCAAATACTATATATTTTATTATTTGGCATATAAAACGAATAAATTCAAATTTGATTAAAGATTAAAAATATATTATACTAACCCTAAAATTTATAAACGGATAACTATAATGCAAGAAACATTTTTTGGAAGCGAAAAAGAAGAAAATCAAAAACTCACACCTATGATGAGGCAGTACAAAGAAATAAAAGATAAATATAGTGACAGTATACTTCTTTTTAGAATGGGAGATTTTTACGAAGTATTTTTTGATGATGCAAAAGTAGTATCCGATATATTGGGGCTTACACTTACAAAGAGAGCTAATGTTCCTATGGCAGGAGTTCCTTATCATGCTATAGACAATTATTTATCAAGATTAGTTAAATCTGGAATGAAGATTGCTATATGCGATCAAATGGAAGACCCAAAACTTGCAAAAGGTATAGTAAAAAGAGAGGTTACTCAGGTTATAACTCCGGGTACAATTTCAGAAAATAAATACCTTGAATCAAAAAGCAATAATTATTTAGCTTCTGTAATAGTATCAAAAAGTGAGAAAAATGCTGCTTTATCTATATGCGATATTTCTACAGGAGAACTTTATGCTACAGAAATAAATTCTAATTTAGAAAATCAAAATGAAGCTGTAAAAGAAATCATTAATGAGCTTACAGAAGAAATTATAAGATTCTCTCCTAAAGAGATTATGACTATAGAATCAGTTTCTGAAAGTGTCATTATAAAAGAAATTCAAAATAAATTTAATAATATATTCTACAGCACTACTCCAAATTATACCGCAGAATATTCTTATGCATATAAAACATTAACAAATCATTTTAAAACAGTATCATTAAAAAGTTTCGGTATAGAAGAAAAGCCTCTTTTAATATCCTTATTAGGATCAACTATATTCTATATACAGGAACTTTCAAAAACTTCTCTTGAACATATTTCAAATATTAAACTATATAATAGAAGAGATTCTATGACTTTGGATTATGCCACAATAGCAAGTTTGGAAATATTAGAAACTATAAGAAATGATAATAATAAAATGACATTATTTGACACCATAGACAGAACAAAAACTTCTATGGGAGCGAGATATTTAAAAAGAATAATCGTAGAACCACTATTAAATATAGAAGAAATAAATAAAAGACTTAATAATGTAGAGTTTTTCTATAAAAATCAAAAGTTTATGTATAAAATAAGAGATTTGCTTCAAGATATTGGAGATATAGAAAGACTAGCATCGAAATTGGCATTAGGAAGGATTAATCCTAAGGAATTAGTATCATTAAAAAGATTTTTAGTAGGTTCTCTTGAAGTTGTAACAGAACTTGCAATGAATAACTTTGAAGATGTGAACTTTGAGGAAGTTAATGATATAAAAATAATAACTGATTTAATAGAGCGTGCAATATTAGAGGATCCAAAAGTTGTTATAAATGAAGGCGACATTATAAAAGATGATTACGATGAAACATTAAAAAAATATAATGAAGCTAGAAGAGAAGGAAGGTCTTGGATAGCAGAACTTGAATATAATTACAAACAAGATACAGGAATAAACAATTTAAAAATAAGATATAATAATGTTATAGGTTATTATGTAGAAGTAACAAAATCAAATGTATCATCAGTTCCAAGCGATTTCATAAAAAGACAAACATTAATAGGAAGTGAAAGATACACTACAAGCAAATTAATGGAATATGAAACTATTATAAATGAAGCTAATGAAAAAAGTTATGCATTAGAATACAATATATTTATTGAGGTGAGAAATAAAACCAACGAATATTTAAACTCAATATTAAAAATGGCAAGAGTAATTTCTATAATAGATGTTTATTCTTCTCTTGCTTGTTTAGCTAAAGAAGACAATTACATAAAGCCAATAATAACAGATGACGGTATAATAGATATAAAAGACGGAAGACACCCAGTCGTAGAAGTTAATCTAAAAACAGAAAGTTTTATTCCTAATGATACATATTTAGATAATAAAAATGAACATATGCTTATAATTACAGGTCCTAATATGAGTGGTAAGAGTACATATTTAAGACAAACAGCTTTGATAGTATTGCTTGCTCAAATAGGTTCATTCGTTCCTGCATCAAGTGCAAAAATTTCTATAGTTGACCGTATATTTACTCGCGTTGGAGCTAGCGATAATATAGCAAGAGGAGAAAGTACATTCTTAGTAGAAATGAATGAAACAGCATATATTCTAAATCATTGTACAGATAAAAGTCTTGTTATAATGGACGAAATAGGACGAGGAACTTCAACTTATGACGGACTTTCTATTGCTTGGGCTATAGTGGAATATTTAGTTCATGAAGAAAACAAAAAAGCTAAAACTTTATTCGCCACACATTACCATGAACTTACTATGCTTGAAGATTTACAAGGAGTTAAAAACTATAAAGTATTAGTTGAAGAATATAAAGATGAAATAATATTCATGAAAAAAGTTACTGAAGGAGCTGCTAAATCTAGTTATGGTATATATGCTGCCAAAATAGCAGGTGCCCCTAATAAAGTTATAAAAAGAGCTACTGAAATATTAAAAAGATTAGAAGCTGATGCAAGTGTTCAGGTGGAAAATATAGAATTAAATAATCAAAAATCTAAAGATATACTTCCGCTTTATGAAGAACCTAAAATCATAGAAAAAGAAAGCGAAATAGAAAAAGAGATAAAAGATTTGAATATTAATATGATAACACCTCTTGATGCTATGAATTTAATTAATAAATGGAAGAACATGATATGAAAATATCATGTTAATTTCATTGATTTTTTCATAAATTCAATTTTAAGAGGTTGCAAGCCGAAATTATAGTATAATAATGAGGTGTACAATGACTGAACAATATTACTACAAATCAACAACTGAAAGAGAATTCGACTGCGTAAAAGATGATGAGAGATTGATAGAAACTTTGTCTGATAAAGGCTATACTGTTTATGCCATTGCACAAAAATCTAATCAATTAATACCATATCATGAACATCCTTCCGAAGAAATGGTAATAGTATTAAGCGGTAAAGTAAGATATATAGTAGAAGAAGAAATCGTGGATTTAGAAGAAGGTGATATTATAAGAGTAAGACCGCATTCTGTGCATTCCATGATAGGAATTTCTGAAAATGGAATATCTAATTTACTTTTAGTATTTATTTAATCTTTTATAAATTAATAGCAAAAAATAAATTTGTGTAATATAATCTAAAATTATGTTACATTAAAAATTTTCAGTATATACCTAAACAACTATATTTTGACAATTTTATTTTTTATATTGTTATTATTTTCGGGGACTAGCCCATGAACCCCCAGTTCTTTTACGACCGAAGGAAGTACTGTAAGTATTGGTATAAGGCACAGCCCGCCTCACGAAGTGTGCCTACGGCAGGCGAGAACCAAAATAACTACATTTTTAGTCCAAATTTAGGATATATCCTATATTTAATAAGTATTTTTCAAATATAAAGTTCTAGCAATTGAGTTTTCGCGAAGCGTGCCGACGAAGTCCACCTGCAGTGGTGGCAGCTACTTTGACGAAGTCCGACAAAAAAGTAGATAACATTTATATAAAGTGCATCGGCTGACAAACTTAAAAATATTTGGTATATACCAAATATATTTCAAATGTAAAAATTGAAATGGATTATTTTTAATATAAAAGTATTAATTAAAAAATTTAATACAAATACTAAATTACTTGAAATCTTTATAAAGCATACTAGGCTGAACATCAGTATTATTCTGGTATTTACTGCTTGTATACTCTTCATATTCTCCGTCTATTGTATGATAATAAAGCTGAGCTATTTCAACTCCGGGATATATTATTATAGGCTTTATACAGAAAATTTCTAAAGTCCAGTATCCTGCAAATCCAACATCACCAAAACCAGCAGTAATATGAATAAATATTCCAAGCCTTCCTATAGATGATCTACCCTCTATCATAGGAACAAATTTTTTAGTGTTGGTATACTCTAAAGTTCTTCCTAAATATAATTCATTAGGTTTTAATTCGTATCCAGATTCAGGTATTATTATTTCCTTTACACTATTAGGTTTTTTCATATCAAGAACATTATCTTTATATACTAAAAGTTTATTATGAAGTTTTACATTATAACTATTTGAATTTAATTGTTTTCTATTAAATGGTTCTATTATTATATCTTTTCCTAAATTTTTTTCTATTTCAAGCCCTGACAAAATCATCTATTTATTTTCCTGCAATTTATTTTAAATTATTTCGCTTTATTTTTCGGTATTATTATAGTATAATTTATTAAGTAAAATAAAATTATGGAGTTATTAAATGCTATCTATAAATTATAAAAACGTATTAGGATTTTTACAAGAGCATGAACTAGAATATTTTGCCGAAAAAGCTAAATATGCAAATGAACTTCTTGAAAACAAAAAAGGTGCTGGCAATGATTTTTTAGGATGGGTTAATTTACCAACAGAAGCTTTAAAAATGGTAAAAGAAATTGATGAATTAGCTAAAGAAATTAGAGAAAATGCTGAAGTTTTAGTATCTGTTGGTATAGGCGGATCTTATTTAGGAGCAAGAGCTGTTATAGAATCTTTTTTAAACCCTTTTGTTTCCGCTAAAAAAGGAAATACTCAAGTTATATATGCCGGTCATAATATGAACGGAGAATATTTCAAAAATTTATTAGATTATTTAGAAGGTAAAGATTTTTATATCAATGTAATATCTAAAAGCGGTACTACAACTGAACCTGCTATAGCATTCAGAGTATTAAAAGAATATGCTGAAAAAAGATACGGTAAAGATGAAGCTGCTAAAAGAATAATAGCTACTACAGATAAAGCTAAAGGAGCTTTAAAAACATTATCTACAGAAAATAAATATAGAACTTTTGTTATACCTGATGATGTAGGAGGAAGATATTCTGTACTTACACCTGTTGGATTAATTCCTATTGCTGTTGCAGGAATAAGCATTGAAGAGCTTATAAAAGGCTTTGATTCTATGGCTAAATTAACTAAAGAAATGGATTATAAGAAAAACCCTTCTATGTTATATGCTATACTTAGAAATATCCTTTATAGTAAAGGATTTAGTACTGAAATAATGGTTAACTATATACCTAGAATGCATTATATATCTGAATGGTGGAAGCAATTATACGGAGAAAGCGAAGGAAAAGATAAAAAAGGTATTTTCCCTGCTTCTGTTGATTTCTCTACTGATTTACACTCTTTAGGTCAATTCATACAGGATGGTAAAAGAGGATTATTTGAAACTGTTATAAGAGTTGATAAAGAAGATATCGATTTAACTATGAAAAAAGAAGCTTCTGATTTAGACGGACTTAATTATTTGGAAGGTAAAACTTTGCATGAAATAAATAAATCAGCATTAGAAGCTACTGTACTTGCCCATGTTGATGGAGGAGTACCAAATATTATAGTAGATATAGATAAAATTACTCCATTCACTATCGGAGAGCTTTTATACTTCTTTGAAAAATCTTGCGGTATATCTGGTCATTTACTTGGTGTTAATCCATTCGATCAGCCTGGTGTAGAAGCATACAAGAAAAACATGTTTGCTATGCTTGGTAAAAAAGGTTATGAAGAAATGGGTAAAACTTTGAGAGCAAGATTAGGTAAATAATTAATTAAAAATATTATTAATAAGGCTGATAATAAATAATACTTATTATCAGCTTTAATTTTATATATCTATTATTTTTTCCTGCAACAGAATATATAAAACCTTTTATCTGTTTCTTATCTATTACATCAAATCCATTTTTCAGCATTCGTTTATATATACTTTCTTTGTTTTCTGTGCGGCAATCTCCACTTTTCATAATATTAAATAAAATATTATTATCTATCCAAGCTGCAACTCCTCCTACTCCTGTATCTGATAATATATAAATTCATCATTTTTTAAGAACGCTGCAAACATCTTTCATAGCATCATCAGGATACGGATAATAATGAAACTCTGTATGCATGTTACTATATCAAAAGTATTATCATTAAAAGGAAGTTTGTTGGCAGTACCTAATATAAATTCAGTATCCTTTATATTTTTAGATTTAGAAATATTTATCATCTCTTCTGATAAATCAAGTCCATAAAATTCTGCGGTATCTTTATATTTTTTAGCATATTTATTAAGTAACATGTTCCACAACCTATATCTAAAAGTTTATTATAATCTATATTTTTTAAATATTCTGACACATAATTACATCTAATTTTTCCATACTTAGAATAATAAATAATATACTTTTTATATAAATACTAGCTTGCTTATTAAAATATTCTTTTGATAATTTTTTATAATCTTTCATAAATATTATCCTTGCATTTTAAATGTTAGCATAATCTAACATTTAAAATAATTAAATCAATAATAAACTTTTATTAATATTTTCATATATTTAATTATGTAAAAATAAATTATTTTTAAAAAAAGACATTATTTCATATTCTTTTTATAATACATTTATTTCTATTTATTGTATAAACTGTTTTATATATCAATAATTTTAAAGGAAAACATTATGAAAAAAATATTAATACTTTTTATTATTATGATATCTTTTATATCAATAATATCTTGCAATAATAAAGAAAAAAAACAAGCTAATAATTCTCAGCAAAATACTCAAAAAATAATAAAAACAGGAGAATGGGATATTAATCCTAAGCAAATAAATTCAATAGATGAAAATATTAAAACTATTTTTGATAATACTGTAAAAAATTTATTAGGTGTGAAAAGAGAATTAATGCTATATCTTGGAAACCAAACAGTAAATGGAGTCAATTATGCTTTTATTTGCCGAAGTGAAATAACATATCCTTCAGCATCTCCTTATTATGAGATAATTATATGCAATGTATCTCCTTCAAATGAAATATCTATAGTAAAATTAGAAAAGATAATAGAAAGCAGTCAAAGCAGTGTAGGAGGAATAGTATGCACTTCTTCTGATGAAGCTAAAATAAATATATCCAATTCTAAAGAAGCAAATGATATTATTAAAATATTCAAAAATGCAGTTAAAGATATAAAAGATACAAAATATACTCAAGAACTTTATATTGCAAATCAAGTAGTAAAAGGAATTAATTATTATTTCATAGCTAATGCTGAGCTTAATGACGGAACTCATTCAATAAAACTAGTAACTATAAATAATTTTATGGAATCAAGTGAAGTAATTGAAGTAAAAAATATTCTATAATACAGAGAAGTTAAGAATTATGTAAACTCATTGTAAAAAATATTATATATCAATTAACATAACAATGCAGGTTTATGATATCCTTAACCGATAATAACTTGTAAGAGGGTATCAACATGAAAAACATAAGATATAAATATTTATTTGTTATTTTATCGGTAGTATTCATTTCTACTTTAGAAAATTTATATGGCCAAATTGCTGTAAATACTTATTCTTTAGAAATTAATACTAACGATATAGAGATAGTAAAATATATAAATGGCTATCAAATTTACTTAAAGAAAAAGCCTAATGTATATGGATACAGAATCCAATTAAAAAGACAAGACGGGCTTAATTCTTATATTTATATTGATAACAGCGGTAATACTAATTCTATAATTAGAATAAGAGAAAGTGATTATCATTATAAAATTGGAGAAGTGTTTAAAGTATTTATTCCGCAAAATGTATATTTAGATAATAGAAATAATAATTCTTTATTTACTTTAAGGGATAATATTACTCTTATTTTAGAAGCTTATGATATTAATAATAATACTTTAATAAATAATGAAATAATATTAAAGGCAAATAATACTGAAGCTTCAACACCTACTATAACACTTAGAAATGTGGAAAAGGAAGGTGATCTATATGCATTTTATTTATACTATTCCGGAGGAGATAACGGAGAGTATGCATTTTATGTAAGAGAAGGAAAAACAAATACATCATATAAATTGATAGATACTTCTTATGGAAATACAGGAAATTACGATAGCAGCGGTATAATATTAGAAGATACTTTTAATAGAGTATTGGGTAAAAAACTTTATATAAAAGCATATTTTAAACAGCTTCCTGAAGATAGATATTTATCATTTAATGTATTCAATACACAAGGAGAGAGTTTCACTTATCCTATAGACTATGTTATAGAAACTACAAATGTAAAACAAGAAGTAACACCTCCTCAAATGCCTAGCGGAGGAAATGAAGGACCTGTAAAAATAAGACCTAGAGATAGAGTTATAGAAACTTCTACAAATACTATAATAGTAAAAAAAGATGCTGCTCCTCCTACTAAAGAAAGTAATGAGATAAAAATTTTATCATCTGCTAATATTGTTGAAAAACCTGTAATTAATGAAAAGTCTGCCGCAGAAGAGAATTTTAATTACAACTTGGAAGCTATGAATAATTTAAATAATGCCAGCAAATCATTCAATACACCTAATAATTACGTAAAAAATGCAGATGAATTGAGTGATAAATTTAAAAGCATTATTAAAAGATATAAAGATGAAGGAAGTATGGACTTAGTTATAGTACTAGACACAACAGAAAGTATGCATCCTTATTTGAAAACCATAAAAAGAGATATAAGAGGTATGGTTACAGAATTATTCGATGCTCATAAATATTCCAGAGTAGGTTTTTTACTTTATAGAGATGTTAAAGATACTTACCTTACAAAAAAGATAGACTTCAGCGATAATATTAACTTTATAAATAGAGAAGTTAACTATTTTTATGCTGCAGGAGGCGGAGATAAGGCAGAACCTATGTATGAAGCTTTACAGGAAGCATTAGAAACATTTGATTATATTAATCAAAAAAGATTGGTAATAGTATTAACAGATGCCCCTGCTAAAGTTATTGGAAGAGCTAATTTGGATTTAAATTTATCTACAGCTAAAACAAAAAATGTTACTGTAGAATTTATATTAGCATCAGAAATAGAAGAAGAGGAAGATTTTTCTGATGATTATTTATACTTTTTAAATTTCTAAATAACAAAATAAGTAATGTTGATAATAATGGATAAAGCCCTTATCTTATTATAGGTTTGGGCTTTCATTATATATGCGGATTATCAAATTTATTTAAAATTTTAATTTGATTTAATCTATATTCAATATTCAATTTTTTAAAAATCATATAAGTTAAAGAAGATACAGTGATTCCAATAAATACTCCGAATACTACATCACTAGGATAATGAACTACTAAATAAACTCTTGAAAAACCTATCAATAAAGCAATCAATATGGCTGCAAAACTATATCTTTTATTAAAATATAAAAAAATTGGAAAAAATACAGCAAATGATGCTGTAGTATGAGAAGACGGACAAGAAAATGAAGTTTCAATGTGCTTTCCAACAGCAATCCAATATTCATTATAAATAGGATCTGTAAAAGGACGTTCTCTTGCTATTAATGGTTTTAATATAATGGCGCCTATGAATATAGATATAAATAAACTTACAGCCATATTAATACCGCAAACTCTAGTTCTTTTTATAAATATCAATATAATTGTAAATATCATTAAAGGTATTGATTCACCTAAATATGTTATAGATGAAAAAAACAAATCAAATATTTTACAATTATTATGTAAACTATGAGCAAATTCTATTAAAGTTTTATCGAATATATTTATTATCTCCATTAGAATTCCTATAATTAATTTTTCTATAAAACAGTTATATCGTAAATATGTGATAAATATTTATTCCTTTTAATAATGATCTATATAAAAATATGAAAGGAATTATATTTTCCTTCCCTATTCTAATTTTATATAACTACATATTTTTATTTTCTTTATATTATATTAAAAATATTGAATTTAGTACTATTCATCATTTTTTAGAAGTTCTTCAAATTTAGCT
It contains:
- the dcd gene encoding dCTP deaminase, encoding MILSGLEIEKNLGKDIIIEPFNRKQLNSNSYNVKLHNKLLVYKDNVLDMKKPNSVKEIIIPESGYELKPNELYLGRTLEYTNTKKFVPMIEGRSSIGRLGIFIHITAGFGDVGFAGYWTLEIFCIKPIIIYPGVEIAQLYYHTIDGEYEEYTSSKYQNNTDVQPSMLYKDFK
- a CDS encoding glucose-6-phosphate isomerase, producing the protein MLSINYKNVLGFLQEHELEYFAEKAKYANELLENKKGAGNDFLGWVNLPTEALKMVKEIDELAKEIRENAEVLVSVGIGGSYLGARAVIESFLNPFVSAKKGNTQVIYAGHNMNGEYFKNLLDYLEGKDFYINVISKSGTTTEPAIAFRVLKEYAEKRYGKDEAAKRIIATTDKAKGALKTLSTENKYRTFVIPDDVGGRYSVLTPVGLIPIAVAGISIEELIKGFDSMAKLTKEMDYKKNPSMLYAILRNILYSKGFSTEIMVNYIPRMHYISEWWKQLYGESEGKDKKGIFPASVDFSTDLHSLGQFIQDGKRGLFETVIRVDKEDIDLTMKKEASDLDGLNYLEGKTLHEINKSALEATVLAHVDGGVPNIIVDIDKITPFTIGELLYFFEKSCGISGHLLGVNPFDQPGVEAYKKNMFAMLGKKGYEEMGKTLRARLGK
- the mutS gene encoding DNA mismatch repair protein MutS — protein: MQETFFGSEKEENQKLTPMMRQYKEIKDKYSDSILLFRMGDFYEVFFDDAKVVSDILGLTLTKRANVPMAGVPYHAIDNYLSRLVKSGMKIAICDQMEDPKLAKGIVKREVTQVITPGTISENKYLESKSNNYLASVIVSKSEKNAALSICDISTGELYATEINSNLENQNEAVKEIINELTEEIIRFSPKEIMTIESVSESVIIKEIQNKFNNIFYSTTPNYTAEYSYAYKTLTNHFKTVSLKSFGIEEKPLLISLLGSTIFYIQELSKTSLEHISNIKLYNRRDSMTLDYATIASLEILETIRNDNNKMTLFDTIDRTKTSMGARYLKRIIVEPLLNIEEINKRLNNVEFFYKNQKFMYKIRDLLQDIGDIERLASKLALGRINPKELVSLKRFLVGSLEVVTELAMNNFEDVNFEEVNDIKIITDLIERAILEDPKVVINEGDIIKDDYDETLKKYNEARREGRSWIAELEYNYKQDTGINNLKIRYNNVIGYYVEVTKSNVSSVPSDFIKRQTLIGSERYTTSKLMEYETIINEANEKSYALEYNIFIEVRNKTNEYLNSILKMARVISIIDVYSSLACLAKEDNYIKPIITDDGIIDIKDGRHPVVEVNLKTESFIPNDTYLDNKNEHMLIITGPNMSGKSTYLRQTALIVLLAQIGSFVPASSAKISIVDRIFTRVGASDNIARGESTFLVEMNETAYILNHCTDKSLVIMDEIGRGTSTYDGLSIAWAIVEYLVHEENKKAKTLFATHYHELTMLEDLQGVKNYKVLVEEYKDEIIFMKKVTEGAAKSSYGIYAAKIAGAPNKVIKRATEILKRLEADASVQVENIELNNQKSKDILPLYEEPKIIEKESEIEKEIKDLNINMITPLDAMNLINKWKNMI
- a CDS encoding Rpn family recombination-promoting nuclease/putative transposase, giving the protein MELRSNNNFNVLNDYFVRYLFSDKGSEAILLDFINSIMLDSGMKTFRSVEILTPFNYKENYEDKETIADVKCITQNGTVVIIEIQLQGNSRFPERILYYWASNYSKLLKQGEKYDALTPVISINLLNFNLDDNDSIHSCYMIYDTNNKRLLTDHLQIHIIELKKFKYDSLEYDLNCWLKFFTMKDNDNKEVIMSELVKEKPIMEEVQRRYNNFIKDRLMMNEYDKRQAYLYGNQIMLEEERRLGRVEGKEEGIKEGIEQGIEQEKYSLARNMKNKNMDLNLISELTGLSIEKIEKL
- a CDS encoding vWA domain-containing protein; translation: MKNIRYKYLFVILSVVFISTLENLYGQIAVNTYSLEINTNDIEIVKYINGYQIYLKKKPNVYGYRIQLKRQDGLNSYIYIDNSGNTNSIIRIRESDYHYKIGEVFKVFIPQNVYLDNRNNNSLFTLRDNITLILEAYDINNNTLINNEIILKANNTEASTPTITLRNVEKEGDLYAFYLYYSGGDNGEYAFYVREGKTNTSYKLIDTSYGNTGNYDSSGIILEDTFNRVLGKKLYIKAYFKQLPEDRYLSFNVFNTQGESFTYPIDYVIETTNVKQEVTPPQMPSGGNEGPVKIRPRDRVIETSTNTIIVKKDAAPPTKESNEIKILSSANIVEKPVINEKSAAEENFNYNLEAMNNLNNASKSFNTPNNYVKNADELSDKFKSIIKRYKDEGSMDLVIVLDTTESMHPYLKTIKRDIRGMVTELFDAHKYSRVGFLLYRDVKDTYLTKKIDFSDNINFINREVNYFYAAGGGDKAEPMYEALQEALETFDYINQKRLVIVLTDAPAKVIGRANLDLNLSTAKTKNVTVEFILASEIEEEEDFSDDYLYFLNF
- a CDS encoding cupin domain-containing protein, translated to MTEQYYYKSTTEREFDCVKDDERLIETLSDKGYTVYAIAQKSNQLIPYHEHPSEEMVIVLSGKVRYIVEEEIVDLEEGDIIRVRPHSVHSMIGISENGISNLLLVFI
- a CDS encoding class I SAM-dependent methyltransferase — encoded protein: MLLNKYAKKYKDTAEFYGLDLSEEMINISKSKNIKDTEFILGTANKLPFNDNTFDIVTCIQSFIIIRILMML
- a CDS encoding Rpn family recombination-promoting nuclease/putative transposase, which produces MELRSNNKKFNVLNDYFMRYMFAKEGHEHILKNLINSVRIDSNQEPFEYIEVLNTFNLKENVFYKESIADVKAKTKSGETIIIEIQRIGNQSFIYRSLYYWAKNYFTNLKSKDIYSDLTPVISINILDFNLIKGIDKPHSCYFIKELETNHILTNHLEIHFLELKKFNSNNKLYKGLSDWFEFLNSKDKLEDTMEILVKKNPIMKEVYEEYNKFVNSNDLYNGYSNYERDYFNVLMLNEERIKGIEEGIQKGIEQEKYSLARNMKNKNMDLNLISELTGLSIEKIEKL